A single region of the Streptomyces sp. ITFR-16 genome encodes:
- a CDS encoding right-handed parallel beta-helix repeat-containing protein: MRKRHITCLVGIAAVSAAGLGTAAATASADAPGVRVVRPGQSIQAAVDAARPGDTVLVRPGTYRESVLISTPGLTLRGSGDRTVIVPGASGAQPDNACAKAGNGVCVLGTAQHTVDGVSVRSLAVSGFAASGVWASWTDRLEVRSVTSASNGVWGIAQQRSTRSDLRDNTARSNGDAGIFVANSVDEEGGATDTGGTRVRGNTVTDNRIGFTARRVRNLSVRDNDFTANCSGVFVVGDEGTPRAGAMSVRSNRITGNNKFCAATDRLPAIQGSGIVLTGTESTEVRSNEIRDNVGDTPLSGGVVLFKSFVGAKNTDNTVSGNVVLGNQPADLADRDTGTGNRFTGNVCTTSAPAGLC; encoded by the coding sequence ATGAGGAAACGACACATCACCTGCCTCGTGGGCATCGCCGCCGTCTCTGCCGCCGGTCTGGGCACCGCCGCGGCCACCGCATCCGCCGACGCCCCGGGCGTGCGGGTCGTGCGGCCGGGCCAGTCGATCCAGGCGGCCGTCGACGCGGCGCGGCCCGGGGACACCGTGCTCGTCCGGCCCGGCACCTACCGGGAGAGCGTGCTGATCAGCACGCCGGGACTGACCCTGCGCGGCTCCGGCGACCGTACGGTCATCGTGCCGGGCGCGAGCGGGGCGCAGCCGGACAACGCCTGCGCGAAGGCCGGCAACGGAGTCTGTGTGCTGGGCACGGCCCAGCACACCGTGGACGGGGTGTCCGTCCGGTCGCTGGCCGTCTCCGGGTTCGCCGCCAGCGGCGTCTGGGCGTCCTGGACGGACCGGCTGGAGGTCCGGTCGGTCACCTCGGCGTCCAACGGCGTCTGGGGCATCGCGCAGCAGCGGTCCACCCGCTCCGACCTCCGGGACAACACCGCCCGCTCCAACGGTGACGCGGGGATCTTCGTCGCCAACAGCGTCGACGAGGAGGGCGGGGCCACCGACACCGGCGGCACCCGGGTCCGGGGCAACACCGTGACGGACAACCGGATCGGGTTCACCGCGCGGCGGGTGCGGAACCTGTCGGTGCGCGACAACGACTTCACCGCCAACTGCAGCGGGGTGTTCGTCGTGGGCGACGAGGGCACCCCGCGGGCCGGTGCCATGAGCGTCCGGTCCAACCGGATCACCGGCAACAACAAGTTCTGTGCCGCCACCGACCGGCTGCCCGCGATCCAGGGCTCCGGGATCGTGCTGACCGGCACCGAGTCCACCGAGGTGCGGTCCAACGAGATCCGCGACAACGTGGGTGACACCCCGCTCTCGGGCGGCGTCGTGCTGTTCAAGAGCTTCGTGGGCGCGAAGAACACCGACAACACCGTCAGCGGCAACGTGGTTCTGGGCAATCAGCCGGCGGACCTGGCCGACCGGGACACCGGTACGGGCAACCGCTTCACCGGCAATGTCTGCACGACCTCCGCACCGGCCGGGCTGTGCTGA
- a CDS encoding acyl-CoA synthetase, which yields MEYNLADLFESVVDAVPDREALVHLDHPGTGAERRLTYAQLDAAANRLAHHLVDAGIGPGEHLGLHLCNGVEYLQTVLACLKARIVPVNVNYRYVEEELVYLYRDADLAALVFDAEFDERVAAAAPRAPKLRHLVRTGAGAREWTGPDAVAFTAAEAAGDPGRGFAPRSPDDQFIIYTGGTTGMPKGVMWRQEDLFFAGLGGGAPTGDPVRTPQELAERVAAGGDGITFFPTPPLMHGTSTLTAFIAFNFGQRVVLHRKFVPHEVLRTIEKERVTSVSLVGDAMLRPLIDALKGPLKGTDCSALFSVSSSGAIMSDSVRAEFQALVPNVMLLNNFGSSESGFNGTATADSSPRNGFRLRVNSRTEVVDPATYEPVAPGEPGRIAQRGHVPLGYYNDSAKTAQTFFRKGDERWVLLGDMATVDAEGIVTVLGRGSQCINTGGEKVYPEEVEQALKSHPDVYDALVAGAPDARWGSQVAAVVQLREGADAPSLDEVQAHCRTRLAGYKIPRRLVIAPQIRRSPSGKADYRWARSVVAPAGPAEG from the coding sequence GTGGAGTACAACCTTGCCGACCTGTTCGAATCGGTCGTCGACGCTGTCCCGGACCGCGAGGCGCTCGTCCACCTCGACCACCCCGGTACGGGCGCCGAGCGCAGGCTCACGTACGCGCAGCTCGACGCCGCCGCGAACCGGCTCGCCCACCACCTCGTCGACGCCGGCATCGGCCCCGGTGAACATCTGGGGCTGCACCTCTGCAACGGCGTGGAGTACCTCCAGACCGTGCTGGCCTGCCTCAAGGCGCGCATCGTGCCGGTCAACGTCAACTACCGCTACGTCGAGGAGGAGTTGGTCTACCTCTACCGGGACGCGGATCTGGCGGCCCTCGTCTTCGACGCCGAGTTCGACGAGCGCGTCGCCGCCGCCGCGCCCCGGGCGCCGAAACTCCGCCATCTGGTGCGGACCGGCGCGGGCGCGCGGGAGTGGACCGGGCCGGACGCCGTCGCGTTCACCGCGGCGGAGGCCGCCGGGGATCCGGGGCGCGGCTTCGCACCCCGCTCGCCCGATGACCAGTTCATCATCTACACCGGCGGCACCACGGGCATGCCCAAAGGGGTGATGTGGCGTCAGGAGGACCTGTTCTTCGCCGGTCTCGGCGGCGGCGCACCCACCGGGGACCCCGTCAGAACGCCGCAGGAGCTGGCCGAGCGGGTGGCCGCCGGCGGGGACGGCATCACCTTCTTCCCCACTCCCCCGCTGATGCACGGCACCTCGACGCTCACCGCGTTCATCGCTTTCAACTTCGGCCAACGAGTCGTCCTGCACCGCAAGTTCGTCCCGCACGAGGTGCTCCGTACGATCGAGAAGGAGCGGGTCACCAGTGTGTCGCTGGTGGGCGACGCGATGCTGCGCCCGCTGATCGACGCACTGAAGGGGCCGCTGAAGGGCACCGACTGCTCGGCGCTCTTCTCGGTCTCCAGCTCCGGCGCGATCATGTCCGACTCGGTGCGGGCGGAGTTCCAGGCGCTGGTGCCGAACGTGATGCTGCTGAACAACTTCGGCTCCTCCGAGTCCGGCTTCAACGGCACCGCGACGGCCGACTCAAGCCCTCGGAACGGCTTTCGTCTCCGGGTCAACTCCCGTACCGAGGTGGTCGATCCGGCGACCTACGAGCCGGTGGCCCCGGGCGAGCCGGGGCGGATCGCCCAGCGCGGTCACGTACCGCTCGGCTACTACAACGACTCCGCCAAGACCGCCCAGACGTTCTTCCGCAAGGGCGACGAGCGGTGGGTGCTGCTCGGCGACATGGCGACGGTCGACGCCGAGGGCATCGTCACCGTGCTCGGCCGGGGTTCCCAGTGCATCAACACCGGCGGCGAGAAGGTGTATCCGGAGGAGGTCGAGCAGGCGCTGAAGTCGCACCCCGATGTGTACGACGCGCTGGTCGCGGGCGCCCCGGACGCCCGCTGGGGCAGTCAGGTCGCCGCCGTGGTGCAGCTACGGGAAGGCGCCGACGCGCCCTCGCTCGACGAGGTCCAGGCACACTGCCGTACCCGGCTGGCCGGGTACAAGATCCCCCGCCGTCTGGTGATCGCCCCGCAGATCCGGCGCTCCCCCAGCGGCAAGGCGGACTACCGCTGGGCCCGCTCGGTCGTCGCGCCCGCCGGTCCGGCCGAGGGCTGA
- a CDS encoding crotonase/enoyl-CoA hydratase family protein: protein MGGTEHLTVQREGATLVLTLNRPEAKNALSLPMLVGLYDGWLAADADEEIRSVVLTGAGGCFCAGMDLKALAGGGMGGERYRDRMTADPDLHWKAMLRHHRPRKPVVAAVEGHCVAGGTEILQGTDIRIAGESATFGLFEVRRGLFPIGGSTVRLPRQIARTHALEMLLTGRPYDAAEAARIGLIGRVVPDGTALDAALAVAEQINACGPLAVEEVKASVYETAEMTETDGLAAELKRGWPVFATADAKEGARAFAEKRPPVYRRA from the coding sequence ATGGGCGGTACGGAACACCTCACCGTGCAGCGCGAAGGCGCCACACTGGTGCTCACCCTGAACAGGCCGGAGGCCAAGAACGCGCTCTCGCTGCCGATGCTGGTCGGCCTCTACGACGGCTGGCTGGCGGCCGACGCGGACGAGGAGATCCGCTCCGTCGTCCTCACCGGCGCCGGCGGCTGCTTCTGCGCCGGAATGGACCTCAAGGCCCTTGCCGGCGGCGGCATGGGGGGCGAGCGGTACCGCGACCGGATGACGGCCGACCCCGATCTGCACTGGAAGGCCATGCTGCGCCACCACCGGCCGCGCAAACCGGTCGTCGCCGCCGTCGAGGGCCACTGCGTGGCGGGCGGCACCGAGATCCTCCAGGGCACCGACATCCGCATCGCCGGCGAGAGCGCCACCTTCGGCCTCTTCGAGGTCCGGCGCGGCCTCTTCCCCATCGGCGGCTCCACGGTCCGGCTGCCCCGCCAGATCGCCCGCACCCACGCCCTCGAAATGCTGCTCACCGGCCGCCCGTACGACGCCGCCGAGGCGGCCCGGATCGGACTGATCGGCCGCGTCGTCCCCGACGGCACCGCCCTGGACGCGGCGCTCGCCGTCGCCGAGCAGATCAACGCGTGCGGGCCGCTGGCCGTCGAGGAGGTCAAGGCCTCGGTGTACGAGACCGCCGAGATGACCGAGACCGACGGCCTCGCCGCCGAACTGAAGCGCGGCTGGCCCGTCTTCGCCACCGCCGACGCCAAGGAGGGCGCCCGCGCCTTCGCCGAGAAGCGCCCGCCCGTCTACCGGCGGGCCTGA